Below is a window of Limisphaera ngatamarikiensis DNA.
TCTATAGGATCAAGTTCAGGGCTATACGCTGGAAAATGCACTACATGCAAGTATTCTTTATTCTCTTCATAAAATTTTTGCATCTCATATGAAACATGATAAGGTCCTTGATCAATAACGATAACCAATTTTTTGAATTGGTAAATTAACTTCTGTAAAAATTTCTTGAATATATCACTGTTAAGCGTCTCTGCAAACTCATAAATGAAATGTTTTGCGTTAAGTGATCCAAGGACACAGTGTTTCTCTTTCCTTTTATACTCATATTTGACAGTTGGATGACTGCCAACAGGAAACCAGCCATAAGTAAGATATGGAGCTATCGGAAAGATGCTTTC
It encodes the following:
- a CDS encoding transposase encodes the protein ESIFPIAPYLTYGWFPVGSHPTVKYEYKRKEKHCVLGSLNAKHFIYEFAETLNSDIFKKFLQKLIYQFKKLVIVIDQGPYHVSYEMQKFYEENKEYLHVVHFPAYSPELDPIEQSWRAAKKWLAIRYWENKSQMKEQLVTAFEQDIVNVPIYDYLST